The nucleotide sequence TTACGCCGACGCCGCGCTCGCACTGCATTTCCCGGCACTTTCCGGCGAAGCCGCCGTGCGCGTGAAGGCGCAATTCGCACGCATCGCGCAGCTCGCCGCGCCCGTGCTCGCCTATCCCGTCGATGCGAGCGACGAACCCGCACCGGTGTATCGCCCATGACCGCACACGATCATTTCCCGCACGGCGCGCTTGCCATCGCACGCGCCTATGCCGATGGCGCATTCAGCGCGCGCGAGTTGATCGAAGCGACGCTCGCGCGCATCGATGCGCACGACGCGCAAGTCAACGCGTTCACGGCCATCACGCGCGAACGTGCGCTCAGCGAAGCAGATGCGCTCGATACGCGGCGCGCGCGTGGCGACGCATTGCCGCCGCTCGCGGGCGTGCCGTTCGCCGCGAAGAATCTCTTCGATATAGAAGGCATCGCGACAATCGCCGGTTCTCGCGTGCTCGCGAACGCGCCGCCCGCCACGCACGATGCAACGCTCGTGGCGCGCCTCGTTGCGCAGGGCGCGATTCTCGTCGGCGCACTCAACATGGATGAGTTCGCTTACGGCTTCACCACCGAGAATCATCACGCGGGGCCGTGCCGCAATCCGCACGATCTCACGCGTTCGGCGGGCGGTTCGTCGGGCGGCAGCGCGGCGGCGGTCGCGGCGGGCTTCGTGCCGGTCACGCTCGGTACCGACACGAACGGTTCCGTGCGCGTGCCCGCATCGCTGTGCGGCGTGTTCGGCGTGAAGCCGACGTATGGACGCCTGTCGCGGCACGGCACGTATCCGTTCGTCGCGAGCCTCGATCATATGGGCGCGTTCGCCCGCGATGTCGACGACCTCGCCGCCATCTACGATGCGTTGCAATGCACCGATGCGCTCGATCCCGCGTGTGCGCAGCGTGCGTTCGAACCGGCGCAAGGACAGCACGGCGCATTGCGCGTGGCGCGCCTGGGCGGCTACTTCGACGATCACGCGAACGACGATGCCCGCGAAGCCTCGCATGCGGCAGCCGATGCGCTGGGCGCATCGCAGACGGTGCACTATCCCGATGCCGATGCGGCGCGCGGCGCGGCCTTCCTCATCACCGCGGCAGAGGGCGGCCAGTTGCACATGGACAATCTGCGCGCGCGTTACGACGAACGCGAACCGCTGTCCCGCGACCGGCTGATTGCGGGCGCGCTTCTT is from Caballeronia insecticola and encodes:
- a CDS encoding AtzG-like protein, with the translated sequence MSSSSDAALDTYADAALALHFPALSGEAAVRVKAQFARIAQLAAPVLAYPVDASDEPAPVYRP
- a CDS encoding AtzE family amidohydrolase, with protein sequence MTAHDHFPHGALAIARAYADGAFSARELIEATLARIDAHDAQVNAFTAITRERALSEADALDTRRARGDALPPLAGVPFAAKNLFDIEGIATIAGSRVLANAPPATHDATLVARLVAQGAILVGALNMDEFAYGFTTENHHAGPCRNPHDLTRSAGGSSGGSAAAVAAGFVPVTLGTDTNGSVRVPASLCGVFGVKPTYGRLSRHGTYPFVASLDHMGAFARDVDDLAAIYDALQCTDALDPACAQRAFEPAQGQHGALRVARLGGYFDDHANDDAREASHAAADALGASQTVHYPDADAARGAAFLITAAEGGQLHMDNLRARYDEREPLSRDRLIAGALLPAAWIVQAQRVRAALRTRVLELFEQYDVLIAPATPMVAPRIGDEFMDINGERLAVRPNLGLLTQPVSCLGLPVVAVPMRTKSGLPIAVQLIAPPWREDLAFEAARRLEAAQVAYCPPPPSFDEALLSSGADA